Genomic DNA from Candidatus Stygibacter australis:
TTTTCCCGTATAGGCAATAAAGCCGCTACCGGACATTTTGGCAGCTCTTTTAAGGTCAAAAAGGTCATTGATCTCAGCCAGTTCAACTTGATCACGGGCCTGGAAATTAAACTTCCTTGCTTCACCCCATTCTCTGATCTGCTGATTATTTTCTTCCCCTCCTGCCGGAACCCCTTCTGCTGGAATATTAGGAACCGTGAGCAGGAGTGTGTCCAGCTCATTTCCGCTTTCCGTAAGCTTAGCTGAAATGTTTTTGAGTTCATCTGCAAGTGACTTCATCCTTTCCATCACTTGAGAAACATCTTTTCCTGCTTTCTTTAATTTGGGGATTTCACTGCTGGTCTTTTTTTGTTCTGATCTGAGATTATCAAAATCAAATTGAAGCTTTCTTCTGGCTTCATCAATCTCCAGAATACGATCAATATCTGCTTTCTCTTTTTTGTTTATCACAGCTTCTTTGAGCAGTTCTGGATTACTGCGAATATATTTAAGATCTATCACTGATTTCTCCTTCTGATCTACATTTTACGGGCAATTTCAAGCATCTCAATATAGCTGTCACTATTAAGTGAAGCTCCACCGATCAAACCACCGTCAATATCTGATTGAAGTAAAAGTTCCGCCAGGTTGGCTGGTTTCACACTGCCACCATATAGAATTGGCAAATTTGCTGCGGTTTCTTCATCATAATTTTCTTTTATCCAGTTCCTTATCATCAGGTGTATTTCCTGAGCCTGCTCTGGAGTTGCTGTTTTACCCGTGCCAATCGCCCACACGGGTTCATAAGCAATTAAGATATCCTCGTCAATTTTTATATCTTTGAGGCAGTTTTTAAGTTGCTCCTGCACTACTTCAAAGGCTTTGCCGGCTTCCCTTTCAGCCAATGATTCTCCCACGCAAAGGACTGGCTTAATAAAGAAACTGCGAAGTTTCTTGATTTTCTGATTAAGGAGTGAATTTTTCTCATTGAAATACTGGCGTCTTTCCGAGTGACCAACCAGGGAATATTCCACGTCCATTGATGAAAGTATTTCTGCTGAAATTTCTCCAGTATATGCACCATTATCCCGCTCAGATACATTCTGCACACCAATGCTGAGGGATGTTTCATCAGCGGTATCAGTTGCCAGTTCAAGATAGGTGAAGGGGGGGAAGATCAATGCTTCGATGTTTTTTGAGCCATTATTCTTAAGATAATCTCCCAATTGAAAAAAGAAATCATCAGCAGCCTGGAAGGTCATGTTCATCTTCCAGTTTCCAGCAATATAAATTTTTCTCATTATACACTCCTTAATATTATTCCAGTATTGAGACAGATTTTAAGTCAATATAAGATTGGCAAGCAGAAAAGAGAATAATAAATATTCTCTTTCTGAATTTATAGGTTCCTAAGGTTTACATTCCCAAAAGACTATTTCTTTTCATCGCCCCAATATTTCTTAAATGACCTGGGATTAAATGCTTTTTCCAGTTCTTCAGCATTCTCAGTCCAGAAATAGAGTTTAAATCCCTTCTTGGAGATGGAATCATCTTCTCGTGAAGTCATTGGACTAAAGAATAGTATGAATTGATGCAGTTCAGTATTTTGAGAAAAGAAATTTCCAGAGGAATTCACTCGCGAATTATGCCAGGTTTTGTATCTTTTAAATCGACTTTCTGTGATTGGCAACTTACCTAATTCCAAATCATATTCTTCTTTCCATTCGATAGCCTGTCTTTGTTTGCGCATAAATCTTCTCACCAGATCATACATGGCTTTACGGTATTCTTCCGTAATTGTGATTTCTGAAGGATATTTTTCATCAGGGATTGTCATATAGATGCGGTTTTCTGCTTCATCATAAGCAACATCTATTTTGATTTCCATCAGATCATTGATAAACTGGTTCCAGATCATTGCTTTGAAACTGGTAATAGGTGTATCAGCTATCAGAGAAATTCCCATCACAAGAATTATATATATTATTAATACTTTCTTCATTCGATTCTCCCATTTATTTTAAGATAATTTAATGAATAAATATAATTTGGCAAGAAAAAAGCCGATCCGGAGAGATCGGCTATGAAATTATTTAATAAAATGACTATTATTGAGAGTTAATTGACTCAATATAACCCTTAGCAATTGAACCATAAGTGGGATTATTTTGTATCGCTTCAAAATCCTTTCGGGCTTCTATTAAGTCTCCCTTATTATACTTGATCATTGCTCTATAATATAATGCATCAGCACCATCAGGTTTGTTTTTAAGGTATAGGTCAATATTCTTAAGACTTTTATCATATATATTCAGATCATAATAGCGACTTATTAATAATAATGTAATTTGATTATTATATCGCAATTCATTAGATTTTTCATAATATTCCAGAGCATTATTGATCTCACCCAGATCCTCATAAAGTTTTCCAAGATTTGTATAGGTCTTTATTTTTGTAGCAGTAGCAGGATCTGTATCAAGGAAATCTTTATAGGCTTGAATGGCTGCTTCATTCCTGCCCAAAGTAAGATTTATTACAGCAATATCTTTGATAGTATTTGAATCCTGTCTTTGGTCATAAGAAAGGTAATACCATTTGAGTGCATTTTCCCAGTCTTCACGGTCTTTATAGATTGAAGCTATGGCTTTACTGTTTTTATAACTTGGTTTTACTGAGTCAATATAGGTATAGGTTTCTATTGCATCATCAAATCTATTCAGTTTCTTTTGCAGAATTGCTTTTTGAGTATAATATTTCATGTTTTCAGGATCGAGTGTGATCATATCTTCCAGAATACGGAGAGCGTTTTCAAAATTAGATGATTTCACAAAGCAATCAAAAGTAATTGCCAGCCAGTGACCGATCAGTGCTTCATCATTAGGAACCTGGTCTTCAGTAACTGCCTGTTTAAATAATTTAATTGCTTCTTCACAAGCTATTGCTGATTCAGTATAATTCTCAGCTTCCCAGAGCCCCTCAGCTTCCACTCCCTTTTCTCGAGCCAATCTCTCAGTAGATTTTTCTGACCATAAGCTTGATGTTAATGCCATCAGTATCACTAATAACAGATAAAAAACTCTTCTATCCATATAAAACCTCCAATATTAAATTTCTTTTTGTCAATTACAGGGTTCTAGTGTAATTGTCAACATTTTGATTGTCATCCGGAAAATATTGAAGATATTTAATGCTCCATAAAGGCAAAATACATATCGCTGAACACAAGTATTGACAAATGAGGTGGATAGTGAAAATTTCCCTCAGATTGTAATTAAGGGGTATATCCTATGAGAATTCTCGTTACTGGTGGAGCAGGATTTATTGGCTCGCATCTGGTGGAAAAGCTTCTGTCTGACGGACATGAAGTTGATAATCTTGATAATTTTAACGATTTTTATGCCCCTGAGATTAAGCGTGATAACGTCTCTAACTGCAATTCTTTCAGAGGATACCGGTTACTTGAAGGAGATATTCGAGGCCGTAAATATTTAACCAATATCTTTGATGATCGCGAATATGATCTGGTTATTCATCTTGCTGCAATGGCAGGAGTTCGACCATCACTTCAGCAACCCCTTTTATATAGTGAAGTCAATATTAATGGCACTCAAAATCTATTGGAAGAATGCCGAAGGAAGGGGATAAAGAAATTCATTTTTGCTTCCTCCTCTTCTGTGTATGGCAACAGCCAGAGTTTACCTTTCAAAGAGACTAATAATGTGGATCACCCCATATCACCCTACGCAGCGACCAAAAAAGCAGCTGAGCTAATTTGTCATTCATATCATCATCTATATGATATTTCGATGATCTGCTTAAGATTTTTTACTGTATATGGTCCCCGTCAACGACCAGATCTGGCAATACATAAATTTACAAATCTAATTTCGAGGGGAGAAACACTTCAGCTATTTGGTGATGGCACTACTGCACGTGATTATACATATATTGATGACATAATCACAGGCGTGACCGGGGCAATTGAATATATAAATGACCATCAATGTTTTGAAGTGATCAACCTGGGAGAATCTGAAACAATTAGCTTACTTGAAATGGTAGAGATAATTTCTGATGAAATGGGCAGGAAAGTTGATTGTGAATTTCTGCCAATGCAGCCTGGAGATGTGATTTGCACTTTTGCAGATATTAGCAAAGCAAAAAAAATGATTGGTTATAATCCCCAGACAGATTTCAAGTCAGGGATCAGGAAATTTCTGAACTGGTATAATAAACAAAATAATTTATAAAGATATTTTATGGAGGAAAGATGAAAATAGCTGTCATAGGAACAGGCTACGTGGGACTTGTAACGGGGACCTGTTTTGCAGAGATGGGCAATCAGGTGATCTGTGTGGATAACAATATAGAAAAAATTAATATGCTCAATCGCGGAGAAATTCCTATCTGGGAACCGGGACTCGAAAGCATGGTCAATAATAATGTGGAGCAGAGTAGATTGTGTTTTACCACCGATATCGCCAGTGCAGTTAAAGCATCTGAAATCTGCTTTATTGCTGTGGGAACACCTCCTGGAGAAGATGGCTCAGCAGACTTGCAGTATGTGCTGGCAGTTGCCGCAGATATTGCCCATAATATGGATAGTTACAAGATAATAGTAGATAAATCCACAGTTCCTGTAGGAACAGCGGATCTAGTGGGAAAAACCGTGAAGGCTATTCTGACAGAGCGAAATGTAGATTATAGTTTTGATGTGGTCTCTAATCCCGAATTCCTGAAAGAAGGCTCAGCCATAGCAGACAGCATGAAGCCGGATCGCGTGATAGTGGGCACAGACAACCCGAAAGTTGGTGAGGTCATGCAGGAATTATATGAACCATTCAGCCGTTCACGTGATAAGACCATTATTATGAGTGTACGCTCAGCTGAGATGACTAAATATGCTGCAAATGCCATGCTGGCTACCAAGATATCCTTTATGAATGATATTGCTAATCTCTGTGATATTCTCAAAGCCGATGTAGAAGATGTTCGCAAAGGAATAGGCTCAGATAGCAGAATCGGCTATCAGTTTATTTATCCCGGTGTTGGTTATGGTGGAAGCTGTTTTCCCAAGGATGTGAAAGCATTGATCAAGATGGCACTTAAGGAAGATACGCATGTGCGGGTACTGGAAGCAGTGGAAGCCGTGAATGATGATCAAAAAGATATTCTGGTGCAAAAAGTGAAAGATTATTATAATAATGATCTTAAGGGTAAGATATTTGCAATGTGGGGATTGGCATTTAAACCCAAAACAGATGATATGCGTGAAGCTCCATCAATAAGAATTATTAAAGGCTTGATCGCTGCTGGTGCCAGAGTGATAGCTTATGATCCTGTGGCTACAGAAACAGCCAAAAAAGCGATTGGAAAGCTGGATGGACTCACTTATGGAGAAGATAACTACAGCATTTGTGAAGACGCTGATGGGCTGCTGGTGGTTACTGAATGGAATCAATTCCGTAATCCAGATTTTACATTGATCAAATCAAAAATGCGTCGTCCAGTAATTTTTGACGGGAGAAATGTATTTAAACCGCAGGAAGTAAGAAAATCAGGATTTGATTATTTTGGCATTGGAAGAGTATAAATAGACCTTGTTGAGACCTTGACTAGTGGAAATTGATCAGCCTTCCCTAAAAACCTGGTTAAGGTATTTTTTGTGGGAATTAAATCCGGGAAAGAGGTTATATAACCCCTACAGGGTAAATATCTGATGTGTGTCGATGTTGTGCTACAATTAAAGAACATCTACGATGTAAAATATTTTATTTAGATTTTGTACCATATACCGGGATTTAGTATCAAGTAGTGGTTCGCTGTTTGTAGAAAAAATCATCCACCCGAAAAGTGGTTTCTCTGTAGGGGATATTTGTAAGGGAAAGCGAAACATTATCCTACTCGATTTTATCCAGAAGTACTATCTTTAAATTGCAGATTATAAAGAGTTTGATAGCGGAAATTAGTTTTCAGCAATTCCTGATGTGTTCCTATCCCCACGATTTTACCCTTGTCCAACACAACAATTTTATCTGAATTAAGAATCGTGGAAAGCCTGTGAGCTATCATGACCACAGTTCTATCCTTAGTAGCCTGCTCGATAGCTTTCTGAACTTTTTGTTCTGCTTCAGTATCCAGAGCACTGGTAGCTTCATCAAAGATCAGGATTGGTGGATCACCCACAATACTTCTGGCAATACATAATCTTTGTTTCTGTCCTCCAGAAAGATTTCCAGCTTTTGTATCAAGCATTGTATCATAGCCATTATCCATGTTAAGGATAAATTCTTCTGCATTGGCAATCCTGGCAGAATTAATGATAATTCCGCGTTCACATTCATTCAGAGAGCCATAAGCAATGTTATTGACAACAGTATCTGAAAATAAAATAGAATCTTGAGTAACAGTGCCAAAAAGCAATCTGAGATCTTTGATTTTAATTTTTTTGATAGGAATACCATCGATATTGATCTCTCCGGAAGTGGCATCATACATTCTGGTCAGCAAGTTGGCAATAGTGGTTTTCCCTGATCCGCTGCTGCCCACAAGAGCGATTTTTTCGCCTTTATTGATCTTAAGATCGATATCTTTGAGTACCTCTCTATTACCATCATAAGAAAAGGAGATGTTCTTAAGCTCTATCTGACTGTCAAAACTGCTCTTTTCCTGAGGGTCAGCATCTTCCTTTATCTCACTATCCTGGTCCAGGATTTCTGATATTCGGTCTAAAGATATCATCGCCTTACGGAAATTCGCATAAGTCTTTGTCAAGTTCTTAAAAGGGCGAAGCATAGAAAATATGGCAAATAAGAAAGCCATAAAACTGCCGAACGTAAAAGTGCTTTCTGGTGCAAGAACTATCTTGCCACCAATCACTAGAACAAGGCAGCCGATCAGAACGCTGTTCAATTCAGACAGAGGAGTAGTGAGTAGATGATAAATCTTGGATTTAAGCCAGAAAGTTAACTGCTTGTCATTGATTCCCTTAAATCGTTCATATTCCATTTTCTCACGTGAAAAAGCTTTCACAATCTTAATACTCGACAGCACCTCTTCCACATAACTGAAAAGATGAGACATCTGAGTTTGAATCCGTCGGGCATATTTCTTCATTTTGATTCCAATTGCTGTAACTCCCAAGGAAAAGAGGGGCATTACGATGATCGATATCAAAAATAATCTGCTATTTATTGATATTGCTGTGGCCATATATACAGCAATCAGAATGACGTCTTGAAAGGAGCGGAACATGGATTCTATGAACATCAAATTGACGATCTGAACATCATTCACCATCCGCACCAGAGAGTCTCCGATCCTGTTCTTATTAAAAAATGCCAGACTCTGATAGAGGTATTTATGATACATCAGGTTTCGCACTTCCCTGATCGTGTAACCCTGCAAATAGGCAAAAAGATAATTCTGTCCCATAAAGAAGGCATTTTTTAATATAGTTAGGACGCCAAATAATACCGCAATAGTCCAGAGCAGCATCACCGGATCAGACTGCTTCATGATATCCGAAAGGCTCTCCAGAATTGGCTGATAGCTTCTTTCTGAAATGATTGCTCCCAATCCGCCAAGATCAGATATTGAACTGCTGACCATCTGCTGGATCGCCTGCCAGAATTGCGGGAAAGTGTGATGTAATACAACTGGTTTATCTGAAACAAAAACATTGTCCAGAAGAGGAATTACCATTAATATACTCACTCCGCTGAATAGAGCGAAACCAAGAGAGAAAATTATTCCTCCCAGGGCATAACCCCAGCGTTGAAGCATTATCTTGTATATCTTAACTAAATTCTTCATTATATTACCTCTTAACTGCAGATAACCAATACAATCTATTTGACATCAAAGATTTTCCAGATACAGTTAGCTGTCAATTATTAGGGTATTAAGATCACTTTGAAATCTTCTTTCGAACTTCCTCCAGCACCTTCTGAGCATGTTCTTTTGCTTTTACATTATACCATGCCTCATTGATATCTCCCCTGGGATCAATCAAAAAAGTACTACGAATTACACCTAGAAAGGATTTACCATACATCTTTTTTTTCCGCCAGGTATCATAGGCTTTAATTGTAGTAAGATCAGCATCACTGAGCAATTGCAGGCTCAGTTCCTGTTTACTGATAAATCTCTGGTGGCTCTGAATAGAATCTTTGCTGATCCCCACAACCTGAACTCCAGCTTGAGCAAATTCTTCCTGAAGACAAGAAAAATCTTTGGCTTCAATTATGCAGCCGGGAGTATTATCCTTAGGGTAAAAATAGATTACCAGCCACTTACCGAGTAGATCATCAAGATCAACCATCTGGTTATCCTGATTTGGTAAAACAATTGCAGGTGCTTTATCTCCAATTTTCAAGGCCATCTTTCCTCCTTGTATCATTTCGTTTACATATCGCGTTTTGTAATATAAGTTGAAGTTCCAACAATTCAACTTATATAACTTCAAGCTTTATTTTTCTACCAACACAATAAAAAATATAATTTAAATTATCGGCAAGTAAAATAAGTATTGCTTCAACAAATGTTAGTAGTTAAATGAAATTATATTTCGCAAATTATCTTCTGAATTATTCTCACCCAACATAATGATCCCGTTAAAAGCAGGATTTCAGCCTAAAAATCCCTCAAAAGAGCCACCAAAATACCACTAATTACATTGATAATATATAATTAGCTATCAATAAGCAGCCAGAAGGAGGAACAACAAAGAACTATGTGACATTAAAATGTCAGTACGTGCTTTGTTGTTCCCCTTTAGAGGTGCCTATAGTCTGATTTCTGGCAGTGATAAATAAACTTATGTAATAAAATCAAATTAAATTTAATATTAATTTTACCAGATAATGAGTTCTCACACTGCTTATAGAATCCCGGAAGTCTTTCCTACGCCAAGGCTACGGCACAGTCTATGAGGAGCGAGAACTATTATCAATTATCAGCATTAATCTTTGATTTTCACCTCAGTAATTTTACTTTCAGGGTTTGGCTGATAGCTGTCGTTATCTGCGCCCCACCTGGAAATACCCGACGGTGCACATCTAACTTAGCAGCTGAAAATATTTAAATTGCGGGTGAGTGCAAGAATAAAGAATTGATATTGCTTGACAGTGGTTTACGAGGAAAAAAAGTTAGTAAAAAAGAAATACTGTGCGGAGGTAATTATGGTAAAACAGGATTTGTATTATACTGAAAGCCATGAATGGGTAAAGATAGAAGGCGAAGAAGCTTATATTGGTATCACAGAATATGCAGCAAAAGAGCTTGGTGAAATCGTTTTTGTAGAATTACCCGAAGAAGGTGATGAAGTCAAATTGGGAGAGGCATTTGGCAGTGTGGAAGCAGTTAAGGCTGTAGAAGATATCAAAGCTCCCATGTCAGGAGAAGTGCTTGAGATCAATGAAGATCTGGAAGATACTCCTGAGATGGTCAGTAAAGACGCTTTTGGTGATGGCTGGATGATCAAGATCAAATTAACCAATCTCGATGAGAAAAAGAATTTATTGAGTGCTGCTGATTACGCAAAGCTGATTGATTAATATCTATGCCATATGAACATAAGCCATATCTGCTGATCCTGATAGCACCTTCCGGAGGTGGAAAATCTACCATCTGCGATGAGATATTATCAAGATATCGGGAGTTTGTCTATTCCATATCATTTACAACACGCAAAGCGCGTGGAGATGAAATGGATGGAGTGGATTATTTTTTTCTGGAAGAAGATGAATTTCTGAAGAAGCAGGAAGTTGGTGTTTTTATTGAAAGTGCCCTGGTGCACGGCAAGTGGTATGGTACATCAAAAGAATTTATTGATGAGCAATTAGCAAAGGGCTTTGATATAATTCTTGATATTGACGTACAGGGTGCGCTTAAAATACTTGATAGTGGAGTAGAATGCGTATCAGTATTTTTATTACCCCCTACTCAGGAAGTATTACGGGATCGCTTAGAAAAGCGAGGTACAGATACTCGTGAAATTATTGAACTGAGGATGGAAAATGCTGCAAAAGAGGTTGCCCTGATAGGCAGGTTTGATTATCTGGTGATCAATGATAACCTTGAGATGGCAGTGAATGATATTGAAAAGATAATACGGGCAGAGAAACTGCGTGTGAAAAGATATAAAGAGATAAAAGAAAATTATTACAGGAGTGAAAATGCTTAATCCAAAAGTCGAAAAGTTTTTGGAAGACAATAACATGACCTACCTTTTCCTGATGCTGGCAAATCTGGAAGTGGCAAGACTGTCAAATCTTCCGGATATTATCAAGAAGAAATTTGAAGGGAAAATTACAGAAACAGCCTTAGAACATGTGGCTGAGAACATCATTCCGGATTACCTGGCAGATATGCCTGAGCTTCCAGAAGAAGAAGACGAAAATCTGAACCCATTTGAATAGAGCAGACAATTATGTCTGTGAAAGCTTTTAATCAATATCTTGAGTTCCTGAAAATATCAGGAATTCAGGATATTTTTGTAAAAGAAACATCGAGGGAGCAGGAAACTGTATCTGATGATATTCTGGAAGGAAAGCAACAATTATTACAGGAATTGAGTCAGAAATATTCTGACTGCAGGAAGTGTATATTGAACACCGGCAGGATCAAGCTTGTTTATGGTCAGGGAAACGCAGATGCAAAGATGATGGTGATTGGAGAAGCTCCAGGGGCTGAAGAGAATAAGACCGGACATGCTTTTGTGGGAAGAGCAGGTCAATTGCTGGATCGGCAATTGAAGGCGATTAATTTAACACGTGAAGATATATATATTGCTAATATTGTGAAATGTCGCCCTCCTGGTAATCGGGATCCACAGAAAGATGAAATGGAATCCTGCCTGCCATATTTGCTAGAACAAATTGAGATCATTCAGCCTCAAATATTCCTCTTATTAGGCAGGATCGCTGCTCAGGCATTATTGGAGACCACTACATCGCTTGGTAGATTAAGGCTTACTGCCCATACATTCAATGGCATACCTGCTTATGTGACCTATCATCCAGCAGCTGTACTGCGGTTTACAGAATATCGCAAACCCACCTGGGAAGATCTGAAGCGAGTGCGTGATCAATATTTCAATTTACCACCAAAGATAAGATAAGAAGGAAATGATGGCAGAAT
This window encodes:
- the tpiA gene encoding triose-phosphate isomerase → MRKIYIAGNWKMNMTFQAADDFFFQLGDYLKNNGSKNIEALIFPPFTYLELATDTADETSLSIGVQNVSERDNGAYTGEISAEILSSMDVEYSLVGHSERRQYFNEKNSLLNQKIKKLRSFFIKPVLCVGESLAEREAGKAFEVVQEQLKNCLKDIKIDEDILIAYEPVWAIGTGKTATPEQAQEIHLMIRNWIKENYDEETAANLPILYGGSVKPANLAELLLQSDIDGGLIGGASLNSDSYIEMLEIARKM
- a CDS encoding tetratricopeptide repeat protein; translated protein: MDRRVFYLLLVILMALTSSLWSEKSTERLAREKGVEAEGLWEAENYTESAIACEEAIKLFKQAVTEDQVPNDEALIGHWLAITFDCFVKSSNFENALRILEDMITLDPENMKYYTQKAILQKKLNRFDDAIETYTYIDSVKPSYKNSKAIASIYKDREDWENALKWYYLSYDQRQDSNTIKDIAVINLTLGRNEAAIQAYKDFLDTDPATATKIKTYTNLGKLYEDLGEINNALEYYEKSNELRYNNQITLLLISRYYDLNIYDKSLKNIDLYLKNKPDGADALYYRAMIKYNKGDLIEARKDFEAIQNNPTYGSIAKGYIESINSQ
- a CDS encoding GDP-mannose 4,6-dehydratase, whose amino-acid sequence is MRILVTGGAGFIGSHLVEKLLSDGHEVDNLDNFNDFYAPEIKRDNVSNCNSFRGYRLLEGDIRGRKYLTNIFDDREYDLVIHLAAMAGVRPSLQQPLLYSEVNINGTQNLLEECRRKGIKKFIFASSSSVYGNSQSLPFKETNNVDHPISPYAATKKAAELICHSYHHLYDISMICLRFFTVYGPRQRPDLAIHKFTNLISRGETLQLFGDGTTARDYTYIDDIITGVTGAIEYINDHQCFEVINLGESETISLLEMVEIISDEMGRKVDCEFLPMQPGDVICTFADISKAKKMIGYNPQTDFKSGIRKFLNWYNKQNNL
- a CDS encoding UDP-glucose/GDP-mannose dehydrogenase family protein; its protein translation is MKIAVIGTGYVGLVTGTCFAEMGNQVICVDNNIEKINMLNRGEIPIWEPGLESMVNNNVEQSRLCFTTDIASAVKASEICFIAVGTPPGEDGSADLQYVLAVAADIAHNMDSYKIIVDKSTVPVGTADLVGKTVKAILTERNVDYSFDVVSNPEFLKEGSAIADSMKPDRVIVGTDNPKVGEVMQELYEPFSRSRDKTIIMSVRSAEMTKYAANAMLATKISFMNDIANLCDILKADVEDVRKGIGSDSRIGYQFIYPGVGYGGSCFPKDVKALIKMALKEDTHVRVLEAVEAVNDDQKDILVQKVKDYYNNDLKGKIFAMWGLAFKPKTDDMREAPSIRIIKGLIAAGARVIAYDPVATETAKKAIGKLDGLTYGEDNYSICEDADGLLVVTEWNQFRNPDFTLIKSKMRRPVIFDGRNVFKPQEVRKSGFDYFGIGRV
- a CDS encoding ABC transporter ATP-binding protein, with protein sequence MKNLVKIYKIMLQRWGYALGGIIFSLGFALFSGVSILMVIPLLDNVFVSDKPVVLHHTFPQFWQAIQQMVSSSISDLGGLGAIISERSYQPILESLSDIMKQSDPVMLLWTIAVLFGVLTILKNAFFMGQNYLFAYLQGYTIREVRNLMYHKYLYQSLAFFNKNRIGDSLVRMVNDVQIVNLMFIESMFRSFQDVILIAVYMATAISINSRLFLISIIVMPLFSLGVTAIGIKMKKYARRIQTQMSHLFSYVEEVLSSIKIVKAFSREKMEYERFKGINDKQLTFWLKSKIYHLLTTPLSELNSVLIGCLVLVIGGKIVLAPESTFTFGSFMAFLFAIFSMLRPFKNLTKTYANFRKAMISLDRISEILDQDSEIKEDADPQEKSSFDSQIELKNISFSYDGNREVLKDIDLKINKGEKIALVGSSGSGKTTIANLLTRMYDATSGEINIDGIPIKKIKIKDLRLLFGTVTQDSILFSDTVVNNIAYGSLNECERGIIINSARIANAEEFILNMDNGYDTMLDTKAGNLSGGQKQRLCIARSIVGDPPILIFDEATSALDTEAEQKVQKAIEQATKDRTVVMIAHRLSTILNSDKIVVLDKGKIVGIGTHQELLKTNFRYQTLYNLQFKDSTSG
- a CDS encoding peroxiredoxin; the protein is MALKIGDKAPAIVLPNQDNQMVDLDDLLGKWLVIYFYPKDNTPGCIIEAKDFSCLQEEFAQAGVQVVGISKDSIQSHQRFISKQELSLQLLSDADLTTIKAYDTWRKKKMYGKSFLGVIRSTFLIDPRGDINEAWYNVKAKEHAQKVLEEVRKKISK
- the gcvH gene encoding glycine cleavage system protein GcvH produces the protein MVKQDLYYTESHEWVKIEGEEAYIGITEYAAKELGEIVFVELPEEGDEVKLGEAFGSVEAVKAVEDIKAPMSGEVLEINEDLEDTPEMVSKDAFGDGWMIKIKLTNLDEKKNLLSAADYAKLID
- the gmk gene encoding guanylate kinase; translation: MPYEHKPYLLILIAPSGGGKSTICDEILSRYREFVYSISFTTRKARGDEMDGVDYFFLEEDEFLKKQEVGVFIESALVHGKWYGTSKEFIDEQLAKGFDIILDIDVQGALKILDSGVECVSVFLLPPTQEVLRDRLEKRGTDTREIIELRMENAAKEVALIGRFDYLVINDNLEMAVNDIEKIIRAEKLRVKRYKEIKENYYRSENA
- a CDS encoding uracil-DNA glycosylase, with translation MSVKAFNQYLEFLKISGIQDIFVKETSREQETVSDDILEGKQQLLQELSQKYSDCRKCILNTGRIKLVYGQGNADAKMMVIGEAPGAEENKTGHAFVGRAGQLLDRQLKAINLTREDIYIANIVKCRPPGNRDPQKDEMESCLPYLLEQIEIIQPQIFLLLGRIAAQALLETTTSLGRLRLTAHTFNGIPAYVTYHPAAVLRFTEYRKPTWEDLKRVRDQYFNLPPKIR